One Centroberyx gerrardi isolate f3 chromosome 6, fCenGer3.hap1.cur.20231027, whole genome shotgun sequence genomic region harbors:
- the LOC139910048 gene encoding uncharacterized protein LOC139910048, whose amino-acid sequence MGILIFAVFLWTAVGVGCRPVSSPLNDAKVECIIQETLNGDGSHHDCDPRLTEELDEVQRHQGLLRELQELADDEREREGENERERYEYNLADDESDFEQRDEEERGEVTEPGKKTEEKRDDEDDETELKTEDEATKEKMEEPRTEDRGTAAEEARAKELEELLAEEITKKGKEERNDDELKELLKELKKKRYEAAKERELQKEEEEEEEKEGEEEEEEEKDGRG is encoded by the exons ATGGGAATTTTGATATTTGCAGTTTTCCTCTGGACTGCCGTCGGAG TGGGATGCCGGCCAGTATCCTCGCCCCTAAATGATGCCAAG GTTGAATGTATTATTCAGGAGACGCTGAATGGCGACGGGTCACACCACGACTGTGACCCGCGGCTAACAG AGGAGCTCGATGAAGTGCAAAGACATCAGGGTCTGCTcagggagctgcaggagctggctgatgatg agagagaaagggagggggagaatgagagggagcGATATGAGTACAACCTGGCGGACGACGAGAGCGACTTCGAGCAGAGGGacgaggaggagcgaggagaagTGACCGAGCCCGGGAAGAAGACGGAAGAGAAGAGGGACGACGAGGACGATGAGACAGAGCTGAAGACGGAGGACGAGGCAAccaaggagaagatggaggagccGCGCACCGAGGACAGAGGGACGGCCGCCGAGGAGGCGAGAGccaaggagctggaggagctgctggccgAGGAGATCACCAAGAAGGGCAAGGAGGAGCGGAACGACGACGAGCTCAAAGAGCTGCTGAAGGAGCTGAAGAAGAAGCGCTACGAGGCGGCGAAGGAGAGGGAGctgcagaaggaggaggaggaggaagaggagaaggagggggaggaggaggaggaggaggagaagg ACGGAAGGGGataa
- the LOC139910088 gene encoding kelch repeat and BTB domain-containing protein 8: MNAVRGGTVTWRPQPWQDGDGGGGEPLSDSDSEEEDFPDDSTTPLGDYITHGLKQLLDAQQLCDVTLLVEGKKFMCHRVLLAAVSPYFRAMFTSPLVESRLTEIRLEEVTPSVMETVIQFVYTGEAGLSLDTAEDLFVAANRLQVMPLQDLCSRFLFEHLSVDNCLGMYSLARSHHDQLLLRASLRLVAQHFPRVARQKDFLLLDHGTLGSLLGSDRLGVDSEAEVYDAARRWAEHQPLDRYVHMPALLHHLRPGLLSQEQSRRLSQELGPAAAGEGLGGPLRPREGMFEKKIVCVDLTPREDENFVATDYTVDCFDPRTGKWEKLAALGSLVCPGCTAVGDRLFVAGGILRTGSVSAAVHEYDAVLDRWIERPSMVQPRAMLGLLGCGDSLYALGGSNRSALLDSCETLELATLQWAPGPRLPLPLRAFACAALRGRLYLLGGTTLEQNRAVVHSGVLIYHTLTDCWTRVALDSGATCLAGGVAVRGGVCAIGGYMRDATKFLDGNYTNLETLDATGRVLFFREGRGSGVEREVTGGGGTVTGERGSAGGGSDRAPSPVVFPGLPRRIAAGGVARWKRRIYVLGGENGSRFYDSVYCWKPGWRSWVQRREKLPGDTGGVSQFGCTTLKFPKKHILSRLRLAKDDCKKVA, from the exons ATGAACGCGGTGCGGGGGGGCACAGTCACCTGGCGTCCCCAGCCGTGGCAGGACGGggacgggggaggaggggagcccCTGTCGGACAGCGACTCGGAGGAGGAGGACTTCCCTGATGACAGCACCACCCCGCTGGGTGACTACATCACACACG GGTTGAAGCAGCTCCTGGATGCTCAGCAGTTGTGTGACGTCACTCTGTTAGTGGAGGGAAAGAAGTTCATGTGTCACAG AGTCCTCTTGGCAGCTGTTAGCCCGTATTTCCGGGCCATGTTCACCAGTCCTCTGGTGGAGTCTCGCCTCACTGAGATCCGACTGGAGGAGGTGACGCCGTCCGTCATGGAGACTGTCATCCAGTTTGTGTACACCGGTGAGGCGGGGCTTTCTCTGGACACAGCTGAGGACCTGTTTGTGGCCGCCAATCGGCTTCAAGTCATGCCCCTGCAGGACCTGTGCTCCAG gtttCTATTTGAGCACCTCTCGGTGGATAACTGCCTGGGGATGTACTCTCTGGCTCGCTCTCACCACGACCAGCTGCTGCTGCGTGCCTCTCTGAGGCTGGTAGCCCAGCACTTCCCCCGGGTGGCCCGGCAGAAAGACTTCCTCCTGTTGGACCACGGCACCCTGGGCAGCCTCCTGGGCTCCGACCGCCTGGGGGTGGACTCTGAGGCGGAGGTGTACGACGCGGCACGCCGCTGGGCGGAGCACCAACCCCTGGATCGCTACGTCCACATGCCGGCATTACTTCACCACCTGCGGCCAGGGCTGCTGTCCCAGGAGCAGAGCCGAAGACTGAGCCAGGAGCTGGGGCCCGCTGCGGCCGGCGAGGGCCTTGGAGGGCCTCTAAGACCACGGGAGGGCATGTTTGAGAAAAAGATTGTCTGCGTGGATCTGACGCCTCGGGAGGATGAGAATTTTGTGGCAACTGACTATACAGTGGACTGCTTTGACCCCCGGACAGGGAAGTGGGAGAAGTTGGCAGCGCTGGGTTCGCTGGTCTGTCCCGGCTGCACGGCTGTAGGCGACCGGTTGTTCGTAGCTGGTGGAATCCTTCGGACGGGCTCTGTGTCTGCGGCCGTCCACGAATACGATGCTGTGTTGGACCGCTGGATAGAGCGGCCTTCCATGGTCCAGCCCCGGGCGATGCTAGGCCTGCTGGGCTGTGGAGACTCACTATATGCCTTGGGCGGCAGTAACCGCTCCGCCCTGCTGGACTCCTGCGAGACCCTGGAGCTGGCGACACTGCAGTGGGCCCCCGGGCCTCGACTGCCGCTCCCCCTGCGCGCCTTTGCCTGCGCCGCCCTGCGCGGACGGCTCTACCTACTGGGTGGAACCACACTAGAGCAGAACCgggctgtggtccattcaggaGTGCTTATTTACCACACCCTGACCGACTGCTGGACACGTGTGGCGCTGGACTCCGGCGCCACCTGTCTCGCCGGAGGGGTGGCGGTGCGAGGGGGAGTCTGCGCCATCGGGGGCTACATGAGGGACGCCACCAAGTTCCTGGATGGAAACTACACCAATCTGGAAACGTTGGACGCTACCGGCCGCGTGCTGTTTttcagagaggggagggggtctggggtggagagggaggtgaCCGGGGGAGGAGGGACGGTCACTGGGGAGCGGGGGAGCGCAGGCGGCGGGAGCGACCGAGCCCCAAGCCCTGTGGTTTTCCCCGGCCTGCCGCGGCGGATCGCGGCCGGGGGCGTGGCCAGGTGGAAACGGAGGATTTACGTGCTGGGCGGGGAGAACGGCTCGCGGTTCTACGACAGCGTGTACTGTTGGAAGCCCGGCTGGCGTAGCTGGGTCCAGAGACGCGAGAAACTCCCCGGAGACACCGGCGGGGTGAGCCAGTTCGGGTGTACCACTCTAAAGTTCCCTAAGAAACACATCCTGTCCAGACTGAGGCTAGCCAAAGACGACTGCAAGAAGGTAGCCTGA
- the sars2 gene encoding serine--tRNA ligase, mitochondrial, with product MATRIGMVARVGGTALHALKPVTRQYARQGTTLFTPHHFSHGARSSLYEHVRDGYSDKPELDMRLVCEETDKVMANVESRKGDLRGDDVREIVCVWQQLQAVRKDISDLEAQKKYISDSVRALVDKNDKKALATLPEYNQARQRGREIRSRLSQLYPKESELEQEHYGRALRLPNTTHPDVPIGDESQARVVELVGQKPVLDFKPRGHVELGEELGLIRQRHLAHVSGHRSYYLRGAGARLQTALQNFALDTLQRRGFIPLVVPDMLKGAVFEGCGMQPNAHRSQVYSLDPARFPDLNLAGTGEVGVAGYFMDHAVNWKDLPVRTVCSSTCYRAETDTGRETWGLYRVHHFNKIEMFGVTADETGNESSQLLDEFVSLQKEIFSSLELHYRVLDMPTQELGPPAYRKYDIEAWMPGRSSYGEISSGSNCTDYQSRRLNILYESEDGRLQYAHTVNATACAIPRTIIAILETHQTKEGTVRVPRALQPYLGLEVIEKPEYTPLKYIGPNQPSRPPRPAPKTR from the exons ATGGCGACGCGCATTGGCATGGTCGCTAGAGTTGGAGGCACAGCATTGCACGCGTTAAAGCCGGTAACAAGACAGTATGCAAGGCAGGGAACAACCTTATTCACCCCGCATCACTTTTCCCACGGAGCCCGCAGCAGTTTGTACGAACATGTCCGTGATGGTTACAGTGACAAGCCGGAGCTGGACATGAGACTTGTGTGTGAGGAGACCGACAAAGTCATGGCCAATGTGGAGAGCAGGAAGGGCGACCTGCGAGGGGACGATGTCAGAGAAATT gtgtgtgtgtggcagcagcTCCAAGCAGTGAGGAAGGACATCTCTGATCTGGAGGCGCAGAAGAAATACATCAGTGACTCAGTCAGAGCGCTAGTG GACAAGAATGACAAGAAAGCCCTTGCCACT CTTCCAGAGTACAACCAGGCTCGCCAGAGGGGCCGAGAGATCCGCAGCAGACTGAGTCAGCTCTACCCTAAAGAGAGCGAGCTGGAGCAGGAACACTACGGACGAGCGCTGAGGCTGCCCAACACCACACACCCTGATgtg CCAATTGGAGATGAGAGCCAGGCGAGGGTGGTGGAGCTGGTGGGACAGAAGCCAG TGCTTGACTTCAAGCCCAGAGGCCATGTAGAGCTAGGGGAGGAGCTGGGACTTATCAGACAGAG ACATCTAGCTCATGTGTCAGGCCACAGGTCGTACTATCTGAGGGGAGCGGGGGCCAGACTCCAGACCGCTCTGCAAAACTTTGCCCTGGACACACTGCAGCGGCGG GGCTTCATTCCCTTGGTTGTACCTGACATGCTGAAGGGGGCGGTGTTT gaGGGTTGTGGGATGCAGCCCAACGCCCACCGCTCTCAGGTCTACTCACTGGACCCGGCCCGTTTCCCTGACCTCAACCTGGCTGGAACCGGAGAGGTCGGGGTGGCAG GTTATTTCATGGACCATGCAGTGAACTGGAAGGACCTGCCTGTCAG GACGGTGTGCAGCAGCACATGCTACAGAGcggagacagacacaggcagagagacatggGGGCTCTACAGAGTTCATCACTTCAACAAG aTAGAGATGTTTGGAGTGACAGCAGATGAGACGGGGAACGAGAGCTCTCAACTCCTGGATGAGTTTGTCTCCCTGCAGAAGGAGATCTTCTCCTCGCTCGAACTACACTAcag AGTCCTGGACATGCCGACACAGGAGCTCGGCCCTCCAGCCTATAGGAAGTATGATATCGAAGCCTGGATGCCTGGGAGGAGCAGCTATGGAGAG ATTTCCAGTGGGTCCAACTGCACAGACTACCAGAGCAGACGCCTCAACATCCTGTACGAGAGCGAGGACGGCAGACTGCAGTACGCCCACACG GTGAACGCTACAGCCTGCGCCATCCCCCGAACCATCATCGCTATCCTGGAGACTCACCAGACCAAA gAAGGAACAGTGCGTGTCCCCCGAGCCTTGCAGCCTTATTTAGGTCTAGAAGTAATTGAGAAACCAGAGTACACTCCACTGAAATACATTGGACCCAACCAGCCCAGCCGTCCGCCCAGGCCCGCTCCCAAGAccagatga